The segment TGGTAATAGTTATCTTTTCACTGAAAATATCTACGGATTAAATTGGTGGGGAGATACTTGCCTCAAGCCAGGAATGAGTGAAATTAAAGCGATTAACCCTTCAACAGGCAAAGAAGAGGTCTTCTTAAAAATTGAGGATGTAAACGCAATTCTTTCATCTAATAAGATGGCTGAATTAACAAACCTTTATCAGGTAGAATTTCCATGGGATAATGAGGAAAAACTTCTGATTACAAGAGAGGGGAAATATATCTCTCTTGATTGGAAAAACAAAACTGTTGAAGTAATTCAAAACATCTCGACTAAGGCAGAAAATATTGACTATCAAATAAAAGCAAATCAAATAGCCTATACCATTGAAGGAGATTTATGGGTAAACAACAAAAAAATTACTCAGAACCTAGAAGGTGTTGTTGCTGGAGAAACAGTGCATCGTAGTGAATTCGGCATTCGCAAAGGTACTTTTTGGAGTCCATCAGGCTCATTACTAGCTTTCTATAAAAAAGATGAAAGTATGGTTACTGAGTATCCTTTAGTTGACATAACAACTCGCATTGCTACAGTAGAGAATGTAAGATATCCAATGGCTGGCATGCCTAGCCATAAAGTAGAAATAGGTATTTATGATGTAAAAACAGAGAAAATTACCTATTTAAATACAGGAGATCCTACGGATCGCTTCTTTACAAATATAAGTTGGGCACCCGATGAAAAATCAGTGTACTTGATAGAAGTTAATCGAGACCAAAATCATGCACAGCTTTGCCAGTTTGATATTCAATCAGGAGAGTTAATTCAAGTGTTATATGAAGAATCTCATCCTAAATATGTGGAACCTCAGAATCCAATTGTGTTTTTACCTTGGAATAACAAACAGTTTATTTATCAAAGTGAAAAAGATGGGTTCAATCATCTATATCTTTATGATGTGGAAGGAAAGCTAATTCGTCAATTAACTCAAGGTGAATGGCTAGTTCAATCTATTGTAGGTTTCAATGAAAAACAAAAAGAAATAATTCTTACTACCACAACCTATTCACCGCTACAAAGTAACTTAATAGCAGTATCTGTAAATAGTGGAAAAAGACGTAGCCTTGATAATAAGGAGGGTGTACACAGACCAAACTTAAGCACTTCAGGAAAGTATCTTATAGATAATTATAGCTCGCCAAATACTCCTAGATCTATAGATATTCTGTCATTAAAAAGCAACAAAAGAATAAATCTTCTAAATGCTGAAGATCCATATAAAGACTACCAACAACCAGAAATAACTATCGGTACCATAAAAGCTGCTGATGGAAAAACTGATCTGTATTATAGATTAGTAAAATCTAAAGATATTGATACATCCAAGAAACATCCTGCCATAATATATGTCTATGGTGGACCTCATGCGCAGATGATCAATGCTGGCTGGAACTACGGCGTAAGAGGATGGGATATTTATATGGCAAACAAAGGTTATGTTGTATTTACCTTAGACAATAGAGGCAGTGATAATCGCGGAATAGATTTTGAAAATGCAACCTTCAGAGAACTAGGAATAAAAGAAGCTGAGGACCAAGTTAAAGGAGTAGATTTCTTAAAATCTTTAGGCTATATAGACATGAATAGAATAGGTGTACACGGCTGGAGCTTTGGTGGTCATATGACGACAGCTTTAATGTTACACTATCCTAACATCTTTAAAGTAGGCGTTGCTGGTGGACCTGTTATCAAATGGGAATACTATGAAATTATGTACGGAGAACGCTATATGGATACTCCACAAAGTAATCCTGAGGGGTATAAAAAAACGAATCTCTGTAATTTCGCTAATCAACTAAAAGGTCACTTACTTCTGATACACGATGACCATGATTCTACTTGTGTTCCTCAACATACCCTTTCCTTTTTAAAGGCATGTATTGATGCGCGCACATATCCAGATCTATTTATATATCCTGGACATGCTCACAATGTTATTGGTAAGGACAGAGTACATTTGTATGAGAAAATAACTCGTTATTTCGAAGATTATCTATAACCCAATCTTAAAATTAAAATGAAATTATTATTACTTGGCTCTGGAGGTAGAGAACATGCTTTAGCTTGGAAAATAGCTCAAAGTTCACTAATTGAACAACTTTATATTGCGCCAGGAAACACTGGTACAAAAGAAGTGGGGACAAATGTGAATTTGGATATCAATGACTTCAATGCAATAAAAAACTTTTGCATTAAAGAATCTATTCAGATGATCCTCGTTGGTCCTGAAGCTCCATTAGTAAATGGTATTTACGATTATTTTGCTAATCATGTAGAGACAAAGCACATTACAGTAATTGGTCCATCACAAGAAGGAGCAAAACTAGAGGGTAGCAAGGAATTTGCCAAGCAATTCATGTTTAAGTATGGAATTCCTACAGCAAAGTATAAGAGTATAACCCACAACAATTTAGAAGAAGGTTTTGCTTTTTTAGAATCATTAGAAGCACCCTATGTTTTAAAAGCAGATGGCCTTTGTGCAGGAAAAGGTGTACTTATTTTATCAGACTTAGAAGAAGCAAAAAAAGAATTAAAAGAAATGCTTTCGGGAAGATTTGGAGATGCAAGTACAACTGTCGTTATTGAAGAGTTCTTAAGTGGAATAGAATGCTCTGTGTTTGTACTAACTGACGGAGAAAATTACAAAATTCTTCCTGTAGCCAAAGATTATAAGAGAATTGGAGAAGGAGATACAGGTCTTAACACTGGTGGCATGGGTAGTATTTCTCCTGTCCATTTCGCAGATAAAGAGTTCATGGAAAAAGTTTGTGAAAGAATTGTAGAACCAACTATCCGTGGAATACAGAAAGAAGGCATTACTTATAAAGGTTTTATTTTTATAGGTCTTATCAAAGTTAAAGGAGAACCCATGGTTATAGAATACAATGTCCGTATGGGAGATCCAGAAACTGAAAGTGTGATGCTTCGCATAAAAAGTGATTTAGTAGAATTACTAATAGGAGTTCAAAATGGAAATTTGAATGATTACACATTGATAGAAGACCCTCGCTTTGCAACATGTGTTGTTATGGTTAGTGGTGGCTACCCTGAAACTTACAAAAAAGGCTACCCGATTCAGTCATTTGGACAGACATCAGAAGACACAGTTATATTTCATGCAGGAACTGAAGAAAAAGAGGGACATATACTTACTAACGGAGGAAGAGTCCTAGCAGTTTCCTCATATGGTAATTCGATGGAAGAAGCATTAGATAAGAGCTACAAGAGAGCCAATGAAATAGAATATAAAGACAAATACTATAGAAAAGATATCGGTTTCGATCTAAAATAAATGAGACAGAACACATTACAATATCAATATACTACAGGACGGTTTACCCTTCCTGTAGTGTACTTTATATGCACTTTATGCTGGATTATAGCAGGCTTTTTCACTCCTGCTAAACTATTTTCAGCAACATCGGGAAATCCCATTTGGGAAATGATTCCTTTTGATTGGATTCCAAATTGGGTTTTATTATTGGGTGCATATGTCACGTTAAGTATTGTAGGGTATATCTTAATTCAACAAAACAATCAATTCACAATTATTACACAGAGAGCGACTGTACAGTCGTCTTTATATCTTGTTTTTATTACAGCGATTCCTCAAGTTCATATTATTCAACCAGGAGTAATAGCAGGCTTATGTTTTTCTATCAGCACCTTCTTCTTATTTTATTCGTATAAAGAATGGGACTCTATGATTCAACAGTTCTTTGCCGCTATTTTTATGTCTTTCTTATTTCTTCTGATCCCAAAAATGATTCTTCTATTCCCTTTATTAATACTTACTAAAATTGTATTTAATAACCTTAATATAAGAACGTTTTTTGCAACTCTATTGGGTTTCATTCTTCCCTTGTGGTTCTTACTTGCACATGCTATTTGGCATGACCAAATGGACCTTTTTACAGCTCCTTTTTTAGATTTAATGCAGTGGGGACAATGGAATGACTACTCAAATCTTCAAGGAAAAGATATAGCGACATTTGGCTATATCTTATTCATCACAATTCTATCTCTTGCCTATATCTTATTTTCAAAAACAAGAATGAGAGTAAGAACAAGGCAAATACTTAATCACTTTCTAAGAATAACACTTGGCATAGTGGTATTAATTGTCTTTACACCCAAGCAATTAAATAGTTATATCCCAATATGGTTAATTTGCATTAGCTTTATTTACGGGCATGCACTAGTTAGCATACATAGCAAGTTAACGAACCTTATATTTCTAGGTACAATACTCCTTTTAGCAGTTCTTTTTGTTTATAACACATGGATGCTTTAATACAATTTTTAATCGACTGGGGATATTGGGGGATGTTCATTTCAGCTGTTTTGGCTGGAAGCGTCGTACCCTTCAGTTCTGAGGCCGTTTTAGCCGCCTTAGTCCATCCATCAACTGGACTAGATCCAATGTGGTGTCTCATAGCTGCATCTATAGGAAATATAATAGGAAGTTCAACTTGTTTCGCATTAGGACACCTAGGAAAAATGGATTGGCTTGTTAAATACTTCCATATGAAACCCGAAAAAATAGAGAAAATGCAAGCATATCTTAACAGAAAAAGTGCCCTAATGGCTTTTTTTGCATTTTTGCCTATCGTTGGAACGCTTATCGTTGTAGCTTTAGGTTTTATGAGAAGTAACTTCTGGGTTGTACTGGTGAGTATGTCTATAGGTAAAGTATTACGATATGCTATTGTTATATATGTAGCTCAAGGAATATTCAATTACTTTTAATATAAATGAATCATATAACCATAGAAAAAACAGAAGATGGCAGTGATACTCTATATGTTCCTAGCATGAATGAACACTACCACTCTACCAAAGGAGCTTTGACAGAGACACAACACATTTTTATCAATATGGGGCTACTAGCCTCATCCAAAAAGGATATCAATGTATTTGAAGTAGGCTTTGGAACAGGTCTTAATGCTATTCAGACTCTTGAAGCAGCTCTAAATAACGAGTTAACTATCCATTATCATTCAGTGGAACTATTCCCTCTTTCTTGGAGCGATGTAAGCCACTTAAGTTATGCACAACTTCCTTTTTTCAAAGAATTACATGAAGCCAAATGGAATAATGAAGTAGAAATCAATTCTAGTTTTTATCTTACTAAATATCAACTTGATTTCACAGAACTACCTCAAACAGAAATAAACATTCATTTTGATGTTATTTATTTTGATGCTTTTGCTCCAGAAAAACAACCACAAATGTGGTCTCAACAACTTTTTGACTATCTATACGTTTTATTAAATAAAGGAGGAGTACTTACAACGTATTGTGCAAAAGGAGTAGTCAGAAGAATGCTACAAACAGCAGGTTTTCAAGTTGAAAGATTACCAGGTCCTCCAGGGGGAAAAAGAGAGATATTAAGAGCTACAAAATAAGTTAAATATGAAAATAAGATATATTTTAGGTTTACTAGCATCTTTTATTCTAGTGAGTTGTGGACAACAAACTAAAGAACAGACACCAACAATTATGGTGACTATAGAACCTCTACGCTACTTTACTGAAGCGATAGTTGGTGATCAGTTTGAAGTTATAAGTATGGTACCTAATGGAACAAGTCCTGAAACCTATGACCCTACACCACAACAACTTATTAGCTTTGCAAAAAGTGAAGCATATTTCAGAATAGGCTACATCGGATTTGAACTCTCTTGGATGGATAAGTTACAAACAAACAATCCATCAGTTCCCATATATGACACGTCTGAAGGAATAGAGTTAATATATGCAGCCGAACATAATCATGCAGATCACCACCATCACGGAGGAGTTGAACCTCATACTTGGAATTCTACTATTAATGCGAAAATAATAGCTCAGAATATTTTATCTAGCATTATAAAGTTAGACTCTGTAAATAAGGATTTCTATAAAGCAAACTACAACAACTTAATTCAAGAGATAAGCGATACTGATAAAAAGATTCAAGATTTGTTTGCCAACAACAATATAAACAAGGGATTTATGATTTATCATCCTGCCTTATCTTACTTTGCTAGAGATTTTGATTTAGAACAAATAAGCATAGAAGAGGAAGGAAAAGAGCCAACACCAGGACATCTTAAAAAGCTAATTCAAGAGTGTATGAAAAAAAACATACATGTTATTTTTATTCAACCTGAGTTTGATAAAAAAAATGCAGAAGTAATCGCTGAACAAACAAAGAGTAAAATTATTCCGATTAATCCTCTGACTTATCATTGGCATGATGAAATGCTTAATGTAGCTAAAGCTCTTATCCAATAAATTTAAACAAGCAAGCATACTTTATGAATCCAATTATAAAAGTAAAAAACTTATCTGCTAGTTATGAAGGGAAACAGGTCTTAAAAAATGTAGATTTAACAGTATATGAACATGATTTTTTAGGAATTATAGGTCCAAATGGTGGAGGAAAAACAACTTTAATGAAATGTATCCTTAAATTAAAACCATTTGACTCTGGAGAGTTAGAGTTTTTTAAGAATGGACGGAAAGTAACTGAACTCAATATGGGGTATTTACCTCAATATAACCTCATAGATAAAAAATTTCCTATATCTGTTCTAGAGGTAGTATTATCAGGATTAAATTGTAATATGAGCCTTATCTCACGCTACTCCAAAGCCCAAAAAACAAAAGCTCAACAAGTCATTTACAGAATGGGTTTAGATGGCTTAGAAAAAAGACCTATAGGTCAACTTAGTGGAGGTCAAATACAAAGAGCATTACTAGGAAGAGCAATTATTTCAGATCCAGATGTTCTAATTCTGGATGAACCTAGTACCTATATAGATAAACGATTTGAAGCTAAACTGTATCAACTCCTTGAAGAACTTCAAAAGGAGTGTTCAATAATACTCGTAAGTCACGATATAGGAACCGTTTTACAACAAGTTAAAACAATAGCTTGCGTTAATGAAACCCTAGATTATCATCCAGACACAGGTATTACAACAGAATGGATAGAGAAAAATTTCAACTGTCCTATAGAGGTTCTTGGCTTTGGATCAATACCTCATCGTGTTCTAGGGATAGAGAATCACACTCACTAATTAATTAGATATTACATTAAGATTAAGGTTCTTAAAATAGTTTAGGGACTAAAATCCCTCGACTTCATACAAAATACCTATATTTGTAACTTTGAAAACATATATTATATCAATAATCCAAGTTTAATGAAACACTATAAAACGCTCAATAACTTTACTGGGCTCTTGGTTTTTGTCATAGCGTCACTAGTCTATGGCCTAACTATTGAACCAACAGCTAGTTTTTGGGATTGTGGAGAATTTATTCTTTCATCCTATAAATTAGAAGTAGGACACCCACCTGGTGCACCATTCTTCATGCTTACTGCCAATTTCTTTTCTCAGTTTGCTAGTGATCCATCTCATGTAGCTATGATGGTCAATTTAATGAGTGCTGTGATGAGTGGAGCATGCATAATGTTCTTATATTGGACTATTACCTATCTTGTCAAAAAGTTACTTTCTGCATCCGAAACAGTAAAAAATACATCCCAGCTCATTGCCATAATAGGCAGTGGACTTGTAGGTGCTTTTGTTTATATGTTTAGCGATACTTTCTGGTTTAGTGCTGTGGAAGGAGAGGTATATGCTTACTCCTCATTATTCACCGCAGTTGTTTTCTGGCTGATTCTTAAATGGGACGAATCAGAAGACACACCAGAAGCAGACAGATGGCTTATACTCATAGCTTATCTTACAGGTCTAAGCATAGGAGTACACTTACTAAACTTATTATGCATCCCAGCTATAGTTATGGTCTATTACTTTAAAAAGAGACCTAACTCCAGCCTTAAAAACTCATTAATAGTTCTTGCTTTCTCAGCAATACTTGTGGGTGTAGTACTTTATGGAATGATTCCTGGGGTAATTAAAGTAGGAGGTGCATTTGATTTATTCTTTGTAAACTCATTAGGATATAGCTTTAACACAGGATTAATTGCTTATATCATTGTATTAGCAATTATTTTAGCTTGGGCTATAGTTGAATCAGTGAAAGGAAAGAATGCTCTAAGAATGAATATTTCATTCCTTGCTACACTTGCTCTTGTAGGTATTCCTTTTTTAGGAGAAGGTTTCACTAGTTTGATTATAGGAATAGTGATACTAGCAGTTCTAGGGTTTGCCATTTACAAGTTTAAAAATATATTTACAGCTAGAGTATTAAATACAACTATACTTTGTATAACTTTCATTATGGTGGGATATTCTTCATATACCTTAATCATTATGAGATCACTCGCTAATACACCTATGGACCAAAACTCTCCTGAAGAGATATTTACCTTAGGTAGCTATTTGGGTAGAGAACAGTATGGTTCAAGACCCTTATTTTATGGACAAACTTATAATTCTATCCCCAAATCAAATCCTGAGGGAGGGTTAGTTCGTAAAAGTGAATCATATACTTATATTCCAAAAGTGAAGGACAACCCTAATGATCCTGATGAATACGAAAAAGTACTAAAACCTGCAGAGTATGTGTTCGAACAAAACATGTTATTCCCTCGTATGTATAGCCAGCAGCACGCGGGAATTTATGAACAATGGGTAGATATAGAAGGCAAACAAGAACCCTTCTACTATAACGGAAGAGTTATTCCAGTAACCATACCTACGCAATGGGAAAACATTCAATTCTTATTAAAATATCAGGTAGGTTACATGTATTGGAGATACTTCTTATGGAACTTTGTGGGACGCCAAAATGACCTACAAGGACAAGGAGATTTAGACAAAGGAAATTGGCTTACAGGTATTTCTTTTATAGATAATATGGCTTATGGCGATCAAGATAAACTTCCCAAAGATATACAAGAAAACAAAGGAAGAAATGTATTCTATGGCTTACCACTGCTATTAGGAATCATTGGACTCTTATGGCAATTAAACAAAGGAAGGAAAGGAACAGAACAATTTAGCATTGTTTTCTTACTCTTTTTCATGACTGGTTTGGCTATTATTTTATACTTAAACCAAACACCTATGCAGGTAAGAGAGCGAGACTATGCATATGCAGCTTCCTTCTATGCGTTTGCCATTTGGATAGGTATGGGAGTAATAGGTGTAACACGATTGGTTAAGGACATAACAAACAAAGAAACACCTGCTATATCTGGATTGGTTCTTGGTCTCAGTTTATTAGTTCCTTTACAAATGGGTTGTCAAACTTGGGATGACCACGACCGATCTGGAAGATATTTCGCAAGAGACTTTGGACAAAACTATCTAAATAGTACACAAGAAAAAGGCTTCCCTATTATCTTTAATAATGGAGATAATGACACATTCCCTCTATGGTATAGCCAAGAGGTAGAAGGATCAAGAACGGATGTAAGGACTTGTAATTTTAGCTATATAAATACAGATTGGTATATAGATCAGATGATTCGTCCAGCATATGAATCTCCAGGACTACCAATTAAATGGCCTAGAAAGTTTTTTGGAAATGATGTCAATAATGCTGTTGAAGTAAGACCAGAACTTAAGGAGTTAATCCTCAATGAATACAACAAGGCAAAAAACAAAGCTGAAGAAGGTGATGATCGACTTCTTAAATTATTCCAACTTAAATATGGAGAAGAACCTTTTAGTGTCCAAAACGTATTTGAAAAATGGATAATGTCTGACGACCCACAGTTACGCGTTATTCCTACAGATACTTTATCTATAAAAGTAAATAAGGAAGCTGTTCTTAACTCTGGAATGAAGATTCCTGAAGGCATAGAAATCCCAAGTCATATTTATATTTCTTTAAGCGGGAAAAGGATGTTGACTAAGGGTAATTTAATGTTCCTAGAAATCTTAGCTAATACCAATTGGGAACGACCAGTGTATGTAGCCGTATCAGTAGGTAGTGATGAGTATCTAAACCTAGACAAATACCTTATTCAAGAAGGATTAGCCTATAGGTTCACTCCATTTAACTGGGAAAAAATACAAAAGGATGAATTGAAATCAAAATACCCAGATATAGATGTAAGTAAAATACCTTATCAAATACCCATAGATTCTAAACTTATGTATGAAAACTTAATGACTAAATTTAAGTTTGGAGGAATGGAAACCAAAGGTATCTACATAGATGAAAATGCTATGCGTATGTGCTTAACTCACAGACGTATTTTTGTTAATCTTGCAAACCAACTTATTGAAGAAGGTGATACAGAAAAAGCAATGGAAGTACTTAAAAAAGCAGACGAATTTATTCTTGCAGATAATGTACCTCACGATTTTCAAAGTTATTCTCACCTAATGGCTGAAAGTTACTATCAGTTAGACAAGGATGAAAAAGCAGATGAAATAGCACTTGAGTTAGCAGATAAATCGCTCAGTTATGTTGATTGGACACTTTCTCTATCTGACAGCCAACTACCAAATGCATTATCATCATTAAGCTATCATTTTAGTATGCTTAGAAATATTATTGCTATCATGAATCAATATGACTCTAAGCATACACAAGACTATATGCAAAAGCAAAAAGCTTATGCTACAATGCTTGAAAGACGAATTCAGAAGTTGAAACAAGATCAACAAGATATATAACAAGCAGAACAAATGCTCAAAGGAGGAGAATATTTAACTCCTCCTTTTATTAGTTAGTACGAATAATGTTAATAGAACAACCACCAAAGTTTTTTAGAGCCCTTTATCCAAGTGCTATCTTCAGGATGGATCCTGAAGAACAGTCCATTTATCTCACATTCGACGATGGTCCTATCCCTGAGGTTACACCATGGGTACTAGACTTATTGGAAAAGTACGATGTAAAAGCTACTTTTTTTATGGTTGGCGATAACATTCGCAAGCACCCTGATATTTATAAAATGGTAGTAGATGCTGGACACCACATAGGTAATCACACACACAATCATATAAGGGGGTTTGAATACTTATCTAGGAACTACCTATCAAACACAAGAAAGGCTGATGAGTACATGAAAACAGAGCTCTTTAGACCACCTCATGGACACATGAGAATCATGCAGTATCTGCTACTTAAAAGATTTTATAAAATTATCATGTGGGATGTAGTTACTCGAGATTATAGTACAAAGTTAAGAGGCCCACAAGTCTTAGCTAATGTTATGAAGTACACCAGAAATGGCTCTATTATTACTTTTCATGATTCTTTAAAATCTTGGAACAATGGTAATTTACAATATGCTCTACCCCGCTCTATCGAATTTTTAAAAGAAGAAGGATATGAGTTTAAACTACTCTAAAAAAGAATTAACACACAAAATAAAAAGTATAGCAATTGAGCTAGGCTTTTCTGCCTGTGGAGTAGCAAAAGCTGAGAAGGTTGATTCTAAAATTACTACGTACTTCCAAAATTGGATAGAAAAAGGATATCATGCAGACATGGACTATCTAGCCAATTACTACGACAAAAGAATGGATCCAC is part of the Bacteroides coprosuis DSM 18011 genome and harbors:
- a CDS encoding ABC transporter related protein (COGs: COG1121 ABC-type Mn/Zn transport systems ATPase component~InterPro IPR003593:IPR003439~KEGG: bth:BT_3248 putative metal ABC transporter, ATP-binding protein~PFAM: ABC transporter-like~SMART: ATPase, AAA+ type, core~SPTR: ABC transporter, ATP-binding protein;~IMG reference gene:2504105989~PFAM: ABC transporter) gives rise to the protein MNPIIKVKNLSASYEGKQVLKNVDLTVYEHDFLGIIGPNGGGKTTLMKCILKLKPFDSGELEFFKNGRKVTELNMGYLPQYNLIDKKFPISVLEVVLSGLNCNMSLISRYSKAQKTKAQQVIYRMGLDGLEKRPIGQLSGGQIQRALLGRAIISDPDVLILDEPSTYIDKRFEAKLYQLLEELQKECSIILVSHDIGTVLQQVKTIACVNETLDYHPDTGITTEWIEKNFNCPIEVLGFGSIPHRVLGIENHTH
- a CDS encoding polysaccharide deacetylase (COGs: COG0726 xylanase/chitin deacetylase~InterPro IPR002509~KEGG: bfs:BF0086 putative polysaccharide deacetylase~PFAM: Polysaccharide deacetylase~SPTR: Polysaccharide deacetylase;~IMG reference gene:2504105991~PFAM: Polysaccharide deacetylase); this encodes MLIEQPPKFFRALYPSAIFRMDPEEQSIYLTFDDGPIPEVTPWVLDLLEKYDVKATFFMVGDNIRKHPDIYKMVVDAGHHIGNHTHNHIRGFEYLSRNYLSNTRKADEYMKTELFRPPHGHMRIMQYLLLKRFYKIIMWDVVTRDYSTKLRGPQVLANVMKYTRNGSIITFHDSLKSWNNGNLQYALPRSIEFLKEEGYEFKLL
- a CDS encoding periplasmic solute binding protein (COGs: COG0803 ABC-type metal ion transport system periplasmic component/surface adhesin~InterPro IPR006127~KEGG: bvu:BVU_1101 putative metal ABC transporter substrate-binding precursor~PFAM: ABC transporter metal-binding lipoprotein~SPTR: Putative uncharacterized protein;~IMG reference gene:2504105988~PFAM: Periplasmic solute binding protein family) translates to MKIRYILGLLASFILVSCGQQTKEQTPTIMVTIEPLRYFTEAIVGDQFEVISMVPNGTSPETYDPTPQQLISFAKSEAYFRIGYIGFELSWMDKLQTNNPSVPIYDTSEGIELIYAAEHNHADHHHHGGVEPHTWNSTINAKIIAQNILSSIIKLDSVNKDFYKANYNNLIQEISDTDKKIQDLFANNNINKGFMIYHPALSYFARDFDLEQISIEEEGKEPTPGHLKKLIQECMKKNIHVIFIQPEFDKKNAEVIAEQTKSKIIPINPLTYHWHDEMLNVAKALIQ
- a CDS encoding hypothetical protein (KEGG: bth:BT_3247 hypothetical protein~SPTR: Putative uncharacterized protein;~IMG reference gene:2504105990~PFAM: Protein of unknown function (DUF2723)) encodes the protein MKHYKTLNNFTGLLVFVIASLVYGLTIEPTASFWDCGEFILSSYKLEVGHPPGAPFFMLTANFFSQFASDPSHVAMMVNLMSAVMSGACIMFLYWTITYLVKKLLSASETVKNTSQLIAIIGSGLVGAFVYMFSDTFWFSAVEGEVYAYSSLFTAVVFWLILKWDESEDTPEADRWLILIAYLTGLSIGVHLLNLLCIPAIVMVYYFKKRPNSSLKNSLIVLAFSAILVGVVLYGMIPGVIKVGGAFDLFFVNSLGYSFNTGLIAYIIVLAIILAWAIVESVKGKNALRMNISFLATLALVGIPFLGEGFTSLIIGIVILAVLGFAIYKFKNIFTARVLNTTILCITFIMVGYSSYTLIIMRSLANTPMDQNSPEEIFTLGSYLGREQYGSRPLFYGQTYNSIPKSNPEGGLVRKSESYTYIPKVKDNPNDPDEYEKVLKPAEYVFEQNMLFPRMYSQQHAGIYEQWVDIEGKQEPFYYNGRVIPVTIPTQWENIQFLLKYQVGYMYWRYFLWNFVGRQNDLQGQGDLDKGNWLTGISFIDNMAYGDQDKLPKDIQENKGRNVFYGLPLLLGIIGLLWQLNKGRKGTEQFSIVFLLFFMTGLAIILYLNQTPMQVRERDYAYAASFYAFAIWIGMGVIGVTRLVKDITNKETPAISGLVLGLSLLVPLQMGCQTWDDHDRSGRYFARDFGQNYLNSTQEKGFPIIFNNGDNDTFPLWYSQEVEGSRTDVRTCNFSYINTDWYIDQMIRPAYESPGLPIKWPRKFFGNDVNNAVEVRPELKELILNEYNKAKNKAEEGDDRLLKLFQLKYGEEPFSVQNVFEKWIMSDDPQLRVIPTDTLSIKVNKEAVLNSGMKIPEGIEIPSHIYISLSGKRMLTKGNLMFLEILANTNWERPVYVAVSVGSDEYLNLDKYLIQEGLAYRFTPFNWEKIQKDELKSKYPDIDVSKIPYQIPIDSKLMYENLMTKFKFGGMETKGIYIDENAMRMCLTHRRIFVNLANQLIEEGDTEKAMEVLKKADEFILADNVPHDFQSYSHLMAESYYQLDKDEKADEIALELADKSLSYVDWTLSLSDSQLPNALSSLSYHFSMLRNIIAIMNQYDSKHTQDYMQKQKAYATMLERRIQKLKQDQQDI